The sequence TGTTCGTGGACATGCGCGGCTTTTCCACCGTGACCGAGGGGATGGACCCGGCCCGCGTCGTGACACTGGTCAACACCTACCTGTCCGCGGTGGCCGAGGCGCTGGTCGATCGCGGCGCCACCATCGACAAGTTCATGGGCGATGCGGTCATGGCGTTCTGGAACGCCCCCATCGCGCGCGCGGATCATGCCGAGGCGGCGCTTGGCGCGATCTTCGCGGTCGAGGAGGCCGCCGCCCGCGCCAACGCGGCCCTGCACGACGAGGGGTTGCCGCCCGTCTCGGTCGGGATCGGGATCAACACCGGCCCGGCCTCGGTCGGGTTGATGGGATCGCGCGACCGACTGTCCTACACCTGTATCGGCGACAGCGTGACCCTGGCCGCGCGGCTCGAGGGGCTGACGCGGCAATACGGCGTCGCGGCCTGCGTCGGTCCCGCCACGGCCGCCGCCGCCGGGCACGGCGCGGCCGAGGGGCTGGTGGCCATCGTGCTGGACCTGATCGCGGTCAAGGGGTTCGGCACCCCGGTCGAGATCGCCACGGTCCTGCCCGCGGGCGCCCCGGATGTCGAGCGTTTCGCGCAGCTTCTGGTCGAGGCGCGGGGCGACTACCTGGCGCGCAACTGGGCCCGCGCCGAAGAGGGCTTTGCCGCCCTTGCCGCGCTACAGGTCGATTTCTGCGACACCGCCCTCTTGACGCGGCTCTATCTGGACCGGATCGAGGCGTTCTACCGTGCGCCGCCGCCCGCCGACTGGATCGGGGCGGCGGTGGCGACCGCGAAACGCTAGGCGCGGGCCTCAGAAATCGCCGCCGAAGCAGAAGATTCCTTCGTAGATTTCATTGGGGGCCGCGCGGTTGGTGCCGAGTTCTTCGTAGAAGAACGGAAGGCATTCCTCGCCCGCGAAGAACCCGATGATCGTGTCGATGTCGAACCCGTCCTCGAACAGGTCGAAATCGAACTCCTCCCCGCCGGTCGAGACCGGGCCGCGGTCCGAGGGGTTGGGGGTGTCCACACCGCTGCCCAGGCCCGCACCACCGCCCGATTGCGGCGCGCCGTCGATCAGTTGCAGCAGAAAGGCCAGGAATTGCGGCGATACCTCGCCCAGGTAGCCGTCATTGCCCAGCACGCCGCCCTGGCGGCTGGTGCAGGCGGTGCCGCCCGACGCTGTGGCAAGGCACAGACGCTCGCCGGCGATGAACACCGCATAGGTGTCGCCGCCCGAGGCGAAGACCAGCGCGGACGATCCGCGCACCCCGATCGTGGCCGAGGGGGTGGTGATGGTGGCCGGCTCGTCGCGGCTGAGCGTGCCGCCGATGAACCGCAGCGCACCTTCGGTCAGTTGCAGGCCCATCTCGCCCGCGCCCTGGTTGGGGTCGAACACGAAGCGGTCCAGAACGATGGTGGTGTTCGGGGTCCAGCGACAGGGTGGACTGGTCGGCGAACAACAGCTGCCCGCGCCCGGTGGCCGAGCTTTGGACCGTTTCATCGGCCGTCAGCGCGGTGCCGACACCCAGGGTGCGGGTGGCCGCCCCCGGCGGGGTGCCGCGCAGTCGCTCGGCCGAGCGACGGTGCCGATCTGCTGTGCGGCGGCGGGCAGGGCGCCGATGGCCAGCAGCGCGGCGGCCAGGACGGGGCGGGCGACAGAGGTCAGGCGCGGCATCTCAGAACTCCCATCCGATTTGAGCGGACACGACCGAGGCATCCTGATCGGGGCCGGTGTTCAATTCGGTCATCACATGGCTGACGCGGGTCTCGAGATACAGGCTGTCGGTCACGAAGCTGCGCAGCATCACGCCGAAGGCGGTGCGGGTTTCCTCGTCATCGTCGAAAAACGCAAAGTCGTAGTCGGTGGTGATCCAGTCGGCGCTGGCAAAGGCCCCGGCCACCCATTGCCGCGGCAGATCGAAGGGCGCGTCGAAGGCATGCTGCGCCTCGAGCCGGAGACCATAGGCGGTGTCGGTGGTGAAATCGAACTCGGCGCCCTCGGCCGACACGGTCAGGCGCAGGCGCGTGTCGCGCGACGGCCGAAAGACCGCGCCCAGCATCACCTCGTGATAGGTGAAGTCCTCGCCGCCATTCTCCAGCAACTCGCCCGTGCCGTAGGACAGATCGGCAAAGGTGGTCCAACGCTCGTTATGCGGGTTCTGGTAGGCGATGCCGAT comes from Roseibacterium elongatum DSM 19469 and encodes:
- a CDS encoding FecR family protein, whose translation is MKRSKARPPGAGSCCSPTSPPCRWTPNTTIVLDRFVFDPNQGAGEMGLQLTEGALRFIGGTLSRDEPATITTPSATIGVRGSSALVFASGGDTYAVFIAGERLCLATASGGTACTSRQGGVLGNDGYLGEVSPQFLAFLLQLIDGAPQSGGGAGLGSGVDTPNPSDRGPVSTGGEEFDFDLFEDGFDIDTIIGFFAGEECLPFFYEELGTNRAAPNEIYEGIFCFGGDF